TTCATCAAATCTAACTGACTCGTATTCTGAATGACATCCCCATCCGCTCTAATGACTACATCCATGGTCCACATATCTTCACTCTGAATATGCGGTATCAACATTACCTTAGTGCGCGACAAATTCATGGATACCGTGGAGCCTGCAGAGTTGACACGAAAAGTTAGAATGGAAGTTTTAATCCTTTCGTTTAACCATAATATTCCTCTTGTTTCATTGGAATTAATATCACCAACCATCTTACCCTCCTTAAACACAGCAGCGCCGGTATAATAGGGCTTGGAGTTAGAGTGTGGATCATTCATATCTGACTTAATATCCTGATTGGAAATCAAAGGAACAAAAAAGCTTCTTTGCCCTTTTTGCCCCAGCCAATCGTTAATAATGTCTTTAAGCGTAACTTCTGTGCTTACTTGAGATTTAGATATCTCACGGAATATTTCCGCGGAGCTACGTTCAAGCTGCGGATTAATTCGCAATGCATTAATAGCTTTCCCCTTGCTTACATATACGTTTGCTCTCTCCCGCATCTGGGCAAACTTCAGCAGGAAATCAAGATCTTCTGTAATACCAGCCCTTGCACGCTCTTCTCCGAAAATATAAACATCATCGTGCCCCCAGAACAACCGGCGTGACAAATTTTCCTGCAAATGAGCCATGGCATCTGCAAGTGAAATTCCTAAGGCGCTACTAACAAGTGTTTGACCGCTGCTTGATTCCTTACCAATATCCCCGCCTTCTGACATTCCCTTACTGCTCTTTCCGGATGGAACAAACACCTGGACAGAAAGCTCAACCTTGCCTCCTTCCTTCTGATCAATTCCTGCAGCTAGAACAATGGCTATATCATTGATTTCGACGCGATCCCAGCAGCCTATTAGAAACACAAGCATGCCCAGAAGCAACAAAAACTTGGACTTATAGCTTATTAAATGAATGCCCATTATTTGTTCCTTCCTTTATCTCGAAAGGTGGAAACCTGTGTCCGTTTGTCCGTACTCCAAAGGGGTATTCGCAGCAATACCTCCTTCCATTTGCTGTTCTTTAGAGGAACTAAGGGCATCAAATACGGGGTTCCAAATGAACGAAGTGAGCACAGATGAATAACGACAGCAATAACTCCCATCAATAACCCTAATAAACCCATAACCCCTGCTAGGATCATAATTGGAAAACGAAGCAGCCGAATAGGAATTCCCATTGTGTAATTCGGTATCATAAAGGATGCAATGCCCGTTATCGCAACTACCATAACCATGGGAGAAGAAACAAGCCCTGCAGAAGTTGCAGCTTGTCCAATAACCAAAGCGCCTACAATGCTCACTGCGGAACCAACCTGCTTCGGCAATCTCACCCCTGCTTCTCTAAGCGCCTCGAAAGTGATTTCCATAATAAAAGCTTCTACAACCGCAGGGAAAGGAATCTCTTCTCTTGATTTGGCAATGCTCAAAAGCAAGGCAGTTGGAATCATTTCATGATGATAGGTTAGAATGGCTACATAAGCAGATGGAGCAAGCAAGGCCACCATGAAAAAAATATAGCGTAGCCAAAGAATCGCCATAGAGATCATAAATCTTTGATAAGAATCCTCTGGCGTATGAAGAAATGAGAATAGCCCCGTCGGAGCTATTAATACGAATGGAGTGCCATCAATTAGTATGACGACCTTCCCTTCAAGCAGGCTGGCTATAGCATTGTCCGGACGCTCCGTGCTCAGCATCTGTGGAAAGGGAGAGAAATGAGAGTCCTCAATTAATTCCTCGATATTTCCACTTTCGAGTACTCCATCAATTTGGATAGCACTCAGACGTTTCATAACTTCGTCCACAAGCTCTGGCTCTGCTAATTTTTCAATATAAGCTACATTAACCCTTGACTTCGTATAGGTTCCGATCTCTATTGCTTTAACCTTTAGAAGCGGAGTACGTAATCTACGACGCAATAATGAAATATTAACTGTTAACGTCTCCGTAAATCCTTCCCTAGGTCCTCGAACAACAGATTCCGCGATTGGCTCCTCTATTGCTCGTTTATCCACCTTCGGTAATACAAAGCACATCCCTCGGTCCGAGCCATCTGTTAGCATAACTGGATTACCAATTGAAACCTTTTCGATAAGCTCACTAAAGGATGTAACCTCTAGCACTCTCTGAACATAGCTGGCAGGCTCCAATGATGGTTGAGATGAATTGATTTTCATAATGGTTTCGTTTAATCGTTCCTCGTCTGTAATCCCTTCAAAAAATACAACTATCGCCTTATCCCCAGCAGAATTAATTATTTCTCGAATAATTAAATCCTCGCAGGAAGCATAAACAGATTCCAGCTCGGACAAATTTTCACTAATGTTTTTGGAGAACATATCCATAATTGCTCACAGTCCCTGTAAGTCAGATATGTAAATCGTTCCCTGATGCCCGAAGACTATTCAATATACATTCGCAAAATTTTAATTAAATGTGGTACCGACGGAAATACGATGGTTCTTATCGTACTTGCTGCTTGCGGGCAGGCTTGAAGTACGATTAGCGATGTTTTTCATCGCTTCTGCTTGTTGGTAGCTAAAACTTATCTGTTCCAAAACGGAACATGAGGTTAACGAACCCAGCAACTCTTATTTGCTCCAAATGTAATGATTTTATTTTGTAAACTCCAGACACCTTGTACCCTGCAAAGTAGCTCCATTCCGCCTACTTGATACTCAATAACACCAGTGGAGTTTAGAATAAATACGAGGTCATTTTATCGAAAATAAGCTCAATTAGGTTCGTTAGCTTTTACACATGGCGTTTTCCTTGCGAGATACTGTAAGCGAGGTGGTACTCGGTATGCATGATGCAGCGGGCGGCGGGTACTAGCGAGGTGGTACTTGTTATGCATGATACAGACGGCGGAATACTAGTGAGATGGTTCTCGGTATGCATGACGCCAGTGGGATCGGGATATTTGTAGGCGAGGTGGTACTCGGTATGCATAATGCAGTCGGTGGCGGTAAGCAGCTGATGATTAAGTAAGCTTATACGAAGAAGACAAAAGGACCTCGCTTGTGCGAGATCCCTTCATGGTTGTTACTTCTCTGGTGGACTAATGTGAGCTTAGTAGAGAAGGCATTCCAGGCCTCGCTCACACAATGGATCTTTCCCCCTTCTCCAACAAGTCCAGCACTTCCCGCTTGAGTTCGACGAATGCTGGATCGGTCCATACATCAACTTGTCTTGGACGGTTGAATGGAACGATTATTTCCCTCAGGACAGTAGCAGGTGCCGGAGATAGCACATAAATGCGATCCGACAGCATCAATGCCTCTTCGATACTGTGAGTAACGAACAATACCGAACGCCTGTCTGCTTCCCACAATTGTAGAAGCCAACGTTGCATGTCTGCTCTTGTTAGAGCATCTAAAGCTGCGAAGGGCTCATCTAAGCACATGATATCGCGGCGCATAAGCAATGCCCGCAAGAATGAAACTCTCTGCTGCATCCCGCCGGATAGTACATGTGGGTATTCTTTAGCTACATTATCTAATTGAATTTTACGCAGCCATTCGGAAGCCTGCTCCTTGGCTTCTTTCTTGGAGGTTCCCGTAGTAACCAAAGCTGATGAAATGTTGTCCTCTACGGAAAGCCAAGGGAACAACGCCGCTTGCTGCGGCATATAGCTGATCAGCCCACGTTCACCGGTAACTTCTTTTCCTTCCATGACAATCCGCCCAGTATCAGGTCTCTCGACTCCACCAATCAGGCGGAAGAGTGTCGATTTCCCACTGCCCGAAGGTCCAATTAACGTGACAAACTCTCCTTCGCCAACGTGTAAGGAAATGTTATTCAGCACCGGTACTCTTTTTTTGCCACGCATATATGCTTTTGTTATTCCACTAAGCTCTAGCTTGCTCTTAATGAGTCTACTCATCAGGAAGCCCCCTTCCAGTCCCTGCTCGGACGTGGTTTCCATCTGATGATCAGATGCTCTGCTAGAACGACCATGTAATAGAACAGCAGACTGAGCGCAACTACACAGACAATGGAGCCGAACACGCCTGGCTGATCGTAGCCGTTAGAATTGAGCTTCAAATAATAACCGATGCCCTTGTTCGCCCCTAACCATTCCGCTACCATTGCTGATGATACCACGTAGGTTGCGGCTATTTTGAGCCCTGAGAACAAATAGGAGAGCGATGCCGGAAACTCCAGCCGTTTCAATCTCTCCCACCTCGAGGCACCAATCATTCCTAAATACTCACGTAGCTGAGGCTCAGCTTGACCAAGGCCTACAAGAATGGATAGCGTAATCGGGAAAAAGCATACAAGGACAAGTAAGATTAATTTTGGTGTTACACCAAAGCCGAACCAGATCATCAGCAATGGTCCAAGCGCAATAATCGGAATATTCTGGGACAGTACTAATATCGGAGCAAATGCCTCGCGCAATATAGGAACAATGTGAAGAAATACGGCAACAATAATTCCGAAACCTAGACCCAAGCCAAGCCCTGTGAGAGCAAGATACAGAGTAGCCAGCACATGCTTCCAGAGCAAAGCGGAATCCTCGTACATAGTCAGTGCAATATCCCAAGGGGACGGTAATGTAAAGGTTTTAATCTCGAAAATAGCACAGGCTGCTTGCCACAGTCCGATAAAGACAAGCATCGTCACAACAGGCAGCAGTATTCCTCTAAGCGCTCTATTGCCCATCCGGATACTTTAGCAATTGCTTGGAGATCGAAGCGCCTTCTTGTCCATCGACCACCAATTTAATTTGTGACATTACTGAAGGACTGCCCATCTCGAACATAGCTGCATTCATCCGTTTAACAATGTCAATTAATAAATCCAGATCGCCCTCTATTGTCGTTTCCAATGGTCCCACACGATAGTTAACTCCTGATTCCTTAATAATCTCAATCGCCCGGTCAACGTATGGAATAACCTCTTCACCAGGCTTAACCTTCGGTAGTATCTGAATGCTTAATAATGCTTGAGCCATGAACAGCATCTCCTCTTCGTTAGTTTATTTTTATTGTGGTAGGAATTCTGTTGTAAACATATCGTCATAATTCAATTCTTTCTTCAACAATCCATTCTGCTTTAACCAATCCCCATAGCCAGACCAAACCTCACGCTTCTGCTCTCCCCAACGTGGTGCATCATCCTTGTATTTAGGGCTTAGCCACTTCTGACTCGCCTTAACGAGCTCAGCGTTTATTTCTGGAATAGCCTTAATCAAAATATCAGCAGCTTCCTCCGGGTGGTCAATTGCATAATTATAGCCTTCCGATGCTCCGGCAAGGAATGCACGCACAAGCTCCGGTTTTTCTTTAATTAGCTTCTCGTTAGTAAGCAGCAACGGGGTGTAATAATCTAATTGCTTGCTGTAATCAGTCAAATAGACGATATTAATTGGCTCCTTGCGAAGCTCGGCTTCAATTCCCGTCCATCCGTAGAAAATCCACTCAAAGTCGATTCCCTTTTTCACAGCCGTGAAGAAATCAGCCGAACCTGCACTAACAAAATTGACCTTGCTAACGTCCGCCTTCTGCACATTCATCATCGATTCGATAACCGCTTGCTCTGCAGGAGATCCCCAGCCGCCGTATGATTTACCTTCGAAATCCTTAGGCTCTTTAATATTTTTATCAACCGGCGATGCGAAACCGGACGTATTATGCTGAATGATCGGAGCGATTGATACGAGCGGCAGCCCCTGCTCCCGTGCTAATATCATGCTCTCCTGAACTCCGACACCAAACTCAGCCTTACCATTAGCTACTAAAGTGCTTGCTCCCGCTTCTGGTGGTAAAATAATTTCTACATCCAAGCCCTGCTTTTCCCACAAGCCCTGCTCCTTCGCCACGTAAAGACCGGTGTGGTTCGTGTTCGGCGTCCAATCCAATACTAGCGTTACTTTCTGAAGCTCCTTAGCAGAAGTGTCAGGGCTGCCCGTTGCTGTAGCTGGTGGATTCTCGGAGGCATTAGCCCCATTTTTGTTGCCACAGCCGGTCAACAGAATTGCACCCGCTATCATCGTAATCCCTAAACCCTGCCAAACCTTACTTCTCTTATTCATCTTTCTCTCCCTCTCTGTCTTCCTTGTGATGAGAAAGGGCTTCTTCAAATCAAAAAACGCCCCCCGATTCCGGAGGGCGTCCTAAATATACGGACGAATGACACGACAGCAATGAAACTTCCGTCGTGTTCCCACCTTCCTACGCTGGTACTAACCAGATCAGGTTTTAAGGGTCTGCATCTTCAATGGGATGCACTCTCAGCCGGCCTTACTCCAGCTCCCCCGGGGCTTATTCAATTATTTGAAACCCAATTCTTTCATTCCTTATTATAGCAAACAACTTGGAGTTGTCTATCACTTATTCCTTTATTACAAGCTACTTCCCTCATTTTCTCTCGGTACAACGGCCAATATTCGGCGTACTTCAGTCAAATACTCCTCATAGTAGGGCTCTTGGTCATAATGCTCTGTAAACACAGCTTCGAACCCTTCATAATCAAATTGGAAGCCGATTTCGATCATTAATTCCAAGCGTGGCAGGACGAAACGATCAAGCAGTATTTTCTTCTCTGCAACGTATACCTGTTCCGTAATGCCTTTGCCA
This portion of the Cohnella abietis genome encodes:
- a CDS encoding thiamine-binding protein, whose product is MAQALLSIQILPKVKPGEEVIPYVDRAIEIIKESGVNYRVGPLETTIEGDLDLLIDIVKRMNAAMFEMGSPSVMSQIKLVVDGQEGASISKQLLKYPDGQ
- a CDS encoding Ger(x)C family spore germination protein — translated: MGIHLISYKSKFLLLLGMLVFLIGCWDRVEINDIAIVLAAGIDQKEGGKVELSVQVFVPSGKSSKGMSEGGDIGKESSSGQTLVSSALGISLADAMAHLQENLSRRLFWGHDDVYIFGEERARAGITEDLDFLLKFAQMRERANVYVSKGKAINALRINPQLERSSAEIFREISKSQVSTEVTLKDIINDWLGQKGQRSFFVPLISNQDIKSDMNDPHSNSKPYYTGAAVFKEGKMVGDINSNETRGILWLNERIKTSILTFRVNSAGSTVSMNLSRTKVMLIPHIQSEDMWTMDVVIRADGDVIQNTSQLDLMKPSDVAVVETGMNNLLRGRIEDALEQAQHKMRADIIGFGDAFRRKYPKQWRKASDQWDERFSRIHVNIQVQSHVLRPGTVNINTASGKRKANEE
- a CDS encoding ABC transporter substrate-binding protein, with product MNKRSKVWQGLGITMIAGAILLTGCGNKNGANASENPPATATGSPDTSAKELQKVTLVLDWTPNTNHTGLYVAKEQGLWEKQGLDVEIILPPEAGASTLVANGKAEFGVGVQESMILAREQGLPLVSIAPIIQHNTSGFASPVDKNIKEPKDFEGKSYGGWGSPAEQAVIESMMNVQKADVSKVNFVSAGSADFFTAVKKGIDFEWIFYGWTGIEAELRKEPINIVYLTDYSKQLDYYTPLLLTNEKLIKEKPELVRAFLAGASEGYNYAIDHPEEAADILIKAIPEINAELVKASQKWLSPKYKDDAPRWGEQKREVWSGYGDWLKQNGLLKKELNYDDMFTTEFLPQ
- a CDS encoding ABC transporter ATP-binding protein, which produces MSRLIKSKLELSGITKAYMRGKKRVPVLNNISLHVGEGEFVTLIGPSGSGKSTLFRLIGGVERPDTGRIVMEGKEVTGERGLISYMPQQAALFPWLSVEDNISSALVTTGTSKKEAKEQASEWLRKIQLDNVAKEYPHVLSGGMQQRVSFLRALLMRRDIMCLDEPFAALDALTRADMQRWLLQLWEADRRSVLFVTHSIEEALMLSDRIYVLSPAPATVLREIIVPFNRPRQVDVWTDPAFVELKREVLDLLEKGERSIV
- a CDS encoding ABC transporter permease; this encodes MGNRALRGILLPVVTMLVFIGLWQAACAIFEIKTFTLPSPWDIALTMYEDSALLWKHVLATLYLALTGLGLGLGFGIIVAVFLHIVPILREAFAPILVLSQNIPIIALGPLLMIWFGFGVTPKLILLVLVCFFPITLSILVGLGQAEPQLREYLGMIGASRWERLKRLEFPASLSYLFSGLKIAATYVVSSAMVAEWLGANKGIGYYLKLNSNGYDQPGVFGSIVCVVALSLLFYYMVVLAEHLIIRWKPRPSRDWKGAS
- a CDS encoding spore germination protein produces the protein MSELESVYASCEDLIIREIINSAGDKAIVVFFEGITDEERLNETIMKINSSQPSLEPASYVQRVLEVTSFSELIEKVSIGNPVMLTDGSDRGMCFVLPKVDKRAIEEPIAESVVRGPREGFTETLTVNISLLRRRLRTPLLKVKAIEIGTYTKSRVNVAYIEKLAEPELVDEVMKRLSAIQIDGVLESGNIEELIEDSHFSPFPQMLSTERPDNAIASLLEGKVVILIDGTPFVLIAPTGLFSFLHTPEDSYQRFMISMAILWLRYIFFMVALLAPSAYVAILTYHHEMIPTALLLSIAKSREEIPFPAVVEAFIMEITFEALREAGVRLPKQVGSAVSIVGALVIGQAATSAGLVSSPMVMVVAITGIASFMIPNYTMGIPIRLLRFPIMILAGVMGLLGLLMGVIAVVIHLCSLRSFGTPYLMPLVPLKNSKWKEVLLRIPLWSTDKRTQVSTFRDKGRNK